GTGGATGGACCGGGCCGAAGAGGCCGCGCGCGACTTCGCCGAGACGTGGCGGCTGCCGGTCATCCCCAACGGCCAGGGCCGCGGCATCCTGCCCGCGGGCCACGAGCTGCTCGTCACGCGGGCCCGCGGCCTCGCCTTCGCGCAGGCCGACCTGGTCATCGTGGTCGGCACCCCGCTCGACTTCCGCCTGGGCTACGGCTGGTTCGGCGGCAAGGACGGCGCCCCACTGGCCCGCGTCGTGCACATCGCCGACGCGCCCTCGCAGCTGGCCACCCACATGACGCCCGCCGCGTCCGCCGCGGGTGACCTCTCAGTGGTCCTCTGGAGCCTCGGCACCGCGTGCGGCGACGCGGGGGTCAAGCCCGACGCGTACGCCTCCTGGGTGTCGAAGCTGGGCGACGCGGCGGCTGCGGCCGTCGCGGGCGACGCCGAGCTGCTGGCCTCCGACTCCGACCCGATCCACCCCATGCGCGTGTACGGCGAGCTGGGCAAGGTCCTGGCCGACGACGCGGTGGTGATCGGCGACGGCGGCGACTTCGTCTCCTACGCGGGCAAGTACGTCGAGCCGAAGCAGCCGGGCAACTGGCTCGACCCGGGCCCGTACGGCTGCCTCGGCACCGGGCTCGGCTACTCCATCGCCGCCCGCGTGGCCAGGCCGTCCTCGCAGGTGGTGCTGCTGCTGGGCGACGGCGCCGCCGGCTTCTCGCTCATGGACGTCGACACCCTCGTACGCCACAGGCTGCCCGTCGTCATGATCTGCGGCAACAACGGCATGTGGGGCCTGGAGAAGCACCCCATGCAGCTCCTGTACGGCTACGACGTGGCCGCCGAGCTCCAGCCGCAGTGCCGTTACGACCAGGTCGTGACCGCGCTGGGCGGAGGCGGCGAGCTGGTCACCAAGCCGTCGGAGATCGGGCCGGCGCTGCGCAGGGCGTTCGACTCGGGCATCCCGTACATGGTGAACATCGCGACCGACCCGCAGATCGCCTACCCCCGCAACACGACGGGGGTGTGACGCTCCTACTTCGGTGTGCCGGTGGGGCTGGGGGTCGGGCTGGTGTCCTCCGGGCAGACGCCGTCCACGACCACCAGTTTGACCTCCTTGGTCACCGGCCACGCCGTCCCCGCGTTCGGCACGGTCTGCGTGATCCTGCCGCAGCGCATGCCGTTCGAGGTCGAGGTCCTGTCATCCGGGATCACGTTCTCGAAGCCTGCGGCCAGGACCATCTCCTGCCCCTGCAGGAAGCCCTTCCCGACCACCGGCGGCATGACGACCTGCTTGACGCTCGGCGAGGGACTGCTGCTTGACTTCGGGGTCTTGGTCGGAGTCTTGGTGGCGGGCGGCGTGGTGCTGGGCGTCTCCTTCGGCTCCTCTGCCTTCTCCGTGACCCGCACTGTCGGCCTGGAGGTGGTGGGCTTGGGATCCGGCGTCGTCGGCTCGGCCGTCGCTGTCTTGGTTCGCCTGGGCGGCTTGGTCGACGGTTTGGCGATGTTCGTCGAGTCGTCGGACGCCGGGGAGGCGGTGTTCGTCGACGGCGCGGGATTGGTGATGCCGGTCAGCGCGATCGCCGTGGCGCCCGCGCCGAGCACCACCGCGGCGGCGATGCCCGCGATCAGCCCGGTCCTGCGCGGGGCCTTGGCCGCCCGGCGGCTGCCCCCGCGCCGGTCGGCCACCGTCGTGGTCTCGTCCTGGGGACGTGCCTGATGCGCCCCCGTCTGGTACGCCTCCACCGGCGCCGCCATCGCGGCCCCGGTGGTGAGGACAGGTTCGGGGGCCGCGGGTGTCTGCCCGCTCGCGATGGCCTTGGCCGCCTCGCTCATCGCCCTGGCCGTCGGGTAGCGCCTGGCCGGGTCCTTGGACAGGGCGACCTCGACCAGCGTGCGAACCGCCGGAGGGATCTCGGCGGGCAGCGGGGGCGGCGCCTCGCGGATGTGCTTGAGCGCGATCGTGACCGCGCTGTCGCCGTCGAACGGCCGCTGCCCCACCAGGCACTCGTACGCGACCACACCGAGCGCGTAAATGTCGACCGCGGGCGTGACAGGGGCGCCCTCGGCCTGCTCCGGAGCACAGTAGGCGGCGGTGCCGAGCACCATGCCGGCATCGGTGAGCCGGTTGGCCAGGTCGGAGCGGGCGATGCCGAAGTCGGTCAGCACCAGCGTGCCGTCGCGCTGCACCAGCAGGTTGCCCGGCTTGACGTCGCGGTGCACGATCCCCTGGTCATGGACGGCCTGCAACGCCGACGCCGCCTGCGCGATCAGCTCCATGGCCGCCTGCGGCGGGATCCGGCCCAGCCTGGCCAGCAGCCGGTCGAGCGGCTCGCCGTCGACGAACTTCATCACCAGGTAGACGGTGTCGCCGCTGACGCCGTAGTCGTAGACGTCGACGACTCCGGCGTGGTTGATCGTGGCCATCGCCCGCGCTTCCCCCTGAAAGCGAGCGACGAAGCCGGGGTCCTGCGTACGGCCGGGAAGCAGCACCTTGACAGCGACGGTGCGCGCGAGGACGACGTCCTCGCCCCGCCACACCTCGCCCATGCCACCGGCGCCGATGCGGGTATCCAGCCGATATCGCCCCGCCAGCGTCGTCCCTTGGGCCACCATGACTCCCCCGTTACCCCCCTACACCTGTAACCTCTCGCACCCCGCGGCTCTCCAACAAAGCGAACTTTCGTCGCGTTCAGGTCACACAGTGGTCACGGAACTCAGAGAGTGTACGACTCAGCTGTCCCACATGCCACTCAAGTGTTCTTAAGCCGTACAAACCCTATCCTGGGGCCTTATGGCGGCACTTGTCCGCGTTTCCCGGAAGTCAGCGGACCCGTTAGCCGGTACGGCCGCCTTAGGCTGAGCCCATGACGCTCGCTCCCGGCCTCCGCTCCCAGCTGCTCATCATGGTGGAGATGGAGGACACCGCCAAGAAGATCGGCAGCGGTGACGTGCCCGTCCTGGCCACGCCCCGGCTGCTCGCGCTGGCCGAGGCGGCGACCGTACGGGCCGTCGAGCAGCACCTCGCACCCGGCGAGACGTCGGTCGGCACCCGGGTCGAGCTCGAGCACCTGGCCGCCAGCCCGCTGGGGACGCACGTGCAGATCGGTGTCGAGCTCACCGAGGTCGACGGCCGGCGCCTGGTCTTCGCCTTCGAAGCCCACGACCGGCACGCCATCGTGGGCAAGGGCACGATCGAGCGCATCGTCGTCGATCGCGCCCGATTCATGAAGCGCGCTACTCGATGACGGCGATCAGGTCGCCCTCCTGGATGACGTCGCCCTCGGCCACCTTGATCTGGGCCACCACGCCGTCGTCCTCGGTGAGCACGGGGATCTCCATCTTCATCGACTCAAGGATGACGAGCGTGTCGCCCTCCGAGACGGTGTCACCCTCACTGGCGACGACCTTCCAGACGTTCGCCACCATCTCAGCGCGTACCTCAGCCACCGCAACTCCCCTCTTTCATCACTGTGTTCACCTTAGGCCCCGCATCCGCGCAACCAGGCCCGTGTCGTAGTCGCCGGTGACGAACTCCGCGTTGTCCAGCAGCTCCGCACAGAACGGCAGGTTGTTCTTGGGGCCCTCGACGACGAACGCGTCCACCGCCTTGCGCCCCCGCTCCAGCGCGTCGGCGCGGGTCTCGCCGTAGACGCAGAGCTTGGCCATCAGAGGGTCGTAGAACGGGGTGACCGTGTTGCCCGCGGTGTAGCCCGAGTCCACGCGTACGCCCTCGCCGTCCGGCTCCACCCACTCCGTGATCGTGCCGGGGCCGGGGAAGAACCGCTTGGGATCCTCCGCGTAGACCCTGAACTCGATCGCGTGCCCGGTGGTCACGGGCCGCACCTCGGGGCTCTCCCCCGCGGCGACGCGCAGTTGCAGCTCGACCAGGTCGAGCCCGGTGACGAGCTCGGTGACCGGGTGCTCGACCTGCAGCCTGGTGTTCATCTCCAGGAACACGAAGTCCTGCTTGTCGGCGTCGACCAGGCACTCGACCGTGCCCGCGCCGAGATAGCCGACGGCCTCGCCGGACCGCGCTGCGGCGGCGAGCATGCGCTCGCGCAGCTCCGGGGTGATGCCCGGGGACGGCGACTCCTCGACGACCTTCTGGTGGCGGCGCTGCACCGAGCAGTCGCGCTCGCCCAGCGCCACGACGCGGCCGTCGGGCAGGCCGAGGATCTGCACCTCGACGTGGCGGGCCCGCTCGATGTAGCGCTCGATCAGCACGGCGGGCCCGTCGAGCGCGTCGCCCGCGAACCTGGCCGCCGCCCTGGCGGCCTGCTCGAACGCCTTGGCCAGGCCCTCGTCGTCGTGGGCCACGCTCATGCCGATGCCGCCACCGCCGCCCGCGGTCTTGACCATGACCGGGTAGCCGATGGACTCGGCGGCCTTGAGCGCCTGCGACAGATCGGCGACCGGCTCGCGGGTGCCCGCGGCGACCGGCACGCCGGCGATCTCCATGAGGTTCCTGGCGTTGATCTTGTCGCCCATCTTGTCGATGGCCTCGGGCGCGGGCCCGATCCACACCAGCCCGGCGTCGATCACGGCCCTGGCGAACGCGGCGTTCTCCGCAAGGAACCCGTAACCCGGGTGAATCGCCTTGGCGCCGGTCGCGCGGGCCGCCTCCAGCACCTTGGCGGCGTCGAGGTAGCTCTGCGCGGGATTGGCCGGGCCGATCAGCACGGCCTCGTCGGCCTCGCGCACGAACGGCAGGTCGCCGTCGGCCTCGGAGTGCACGGCGATGGCGCGCAGCCCCAGCCGCTTGACCGTGCGGATGATCCGCCGCGCGATCTCCCCTCGGTTGGCGATCAGAACGGGTCCGAGCGTCTCAGTAAGCACGCCGACCAGCCTATGGCCGCAACCGATCCGGCCCCTTTCCCCCTAAACCACCGATCCGAAGAGCGCGATCTGTAGGAACTCCACAATTGTGAGGGGCCCGAAACGGGACAGCGGTTGTTCGGGCTAGACACGCCCGCGGTCGATCACGCGCGTGAGCGCCTCGATCGCCGAGGGATCGTACGCATTGCCGGACGACAGCCGGATGCGCTCCAGCGCGGCCCCGGCGCGGTCGCGGTCGGTCGAGGGCCCCACGAGGTCGTCGTAGGCGTTGGCGACCTTGATGATGCGGCTCGACAGCGGCGGGTCGTCGGCGATCGGGTCGCACTGCCGCTTCACCACGTCGGCCACCCGGTCGAGCACGCCGGTCTGCCTGATCACCTCGGCGCCCAGCTCGGCGATGCGCCGCGCCTGCTCGGGCTCGGTCAGCACTGTGGCGCCACCGGGTATGGGGTCGCGCAGCGAGAGCTGGCCGATGTCGTGCATCAGCGAGGCGTACTCCAGCTCGAGCAGCTCGGGCTCGGCCATGCCCAGCTCTCTGCCGATCGCCACGGCCAGGCGGCTCACCCGGCGCGAATGGCCGGGCTCGACGTAGCCGCCGACCTCGGTGACCCGCGACAGGGCGCGTACGGTCTGCAGGTAGGTCGCGCGGATCCCGGCGTACTTCCTGAAGGCCACCTGCGTGACCAGCAGCGGCGCGGCGAACACCAGCAGCGCGACCAGGTCCATGCTGTGCGTGGCCAGTGCGAGCAGCACGCCCGACGAGGCCACGGCCGCGCCCAGCGGGAAGGCCATGTTGATCTCGTCGCGTACGGCCACCCTGAACGCCGTGCGCAGTTGCTCGGCCCGGAGCAGCGCGGCGATCAGCACGTCGATCATGAGAGAGATCGCGATGAGCGTCACCATCACCACGAGCGCGGGCCACCAGGTGCTGGTCGGCGGCTTCGTCAGCGCGTAGAGCGGGTCGGCCAGCGGGCGGAACGCGAAGGCCAGCAGCGCGCCGGTGAGCAGCCGCCGCGCCATCGCGTCCAGCCGGGGCGGACGGCCGACCGCCAGGTGCGGGAGCGCGCCGGCCAGCATCCCGACCGCGATCACGGCCACGACCTGCAGCGCCGAGTGGCGGAGCGGGTGCTGGCTGAGGTCGAGCAGCAGCGTGTAGCCCAGGGCGGCGGCGGCGCCGATGGGCGCGACCTCCCTGTTGCCCGGCATGGTGAGCCTGGCCAGCTCGCCGACCGCGATCAGCGCGCCGAACCCGACCGCGATCTCCGGGCGGTCGAGCCCGACGGCGGCGGTGTGGGCGACGCCCGCGACCGCGACCAGCCCCGCCGCGCAGATGAGCAGCAACTGGCCGGAGTCGAGCCGGCGCAGGACCGTGTTGAGCGAGCGCTCTGCGCGCCTCGGACGGCGCTCCGTGGTGATCATTGCCCGGTCACGACCTGGATGGGCATGGTCGGGTCGTCGTGGTCCTTGATCGGGGTCTCGTCCGGCGGCGGCGCCTCCACCTTGCGCGGCGGCTGCCACGGCTCCCGGTCGAGCGCGCGGATGAAGGCCGTGACCATGACCGGGTCGAAGTGGGTGCCGGCGGTCTTGCGCAGCTCGTCGAGCGCCTCCGCGACGGGCCTGGCGCCGCGGTAGGAGCGGTCGGAGGTCATCGAGTCGAACGCGTCGGCCACCGCGATGACCTTGGCAAACTCGGGGATCTCGTCACCGGCCAGGCCCATCGGGTAGCCGGTGCCGTCGTGGCGCTCGTGGTGGTGCATGATCCCGGCGTACGCCTCGTCGAGGAAGCCGATGCCGCGGACGATCTCCAGGCCCCGCATGGGGTGGAGCTGGATCGCGGCGAACTCCTCCTCGGTGAGCGGGCCGTCCTTCTGCAGCACCTTGGTCGGCACCCCGAGCTTGCCCACGTCGTGCAGCATGCCCGCGTAGCGGATGGCCCGCACCCTCTCGGGGCCCATGCCGATCTCCTGAGCGATCATGGACGAGGCGAGCGATACCCGCGTGCAGTGGCCTCGGGTGTAGTAGTCCTTGGTCTCCACGGCCTGGCAGAGCGCGGCGATGGTGGCGTCGTACGAGCGCTGCTGCGCGTGATACTGACCGAACGCCCATCGCGCCACGAACAGCGGCAGCAGCACCAGCACCGCCGAGATCGACTGCACGGTGGCCCAGAGCCCGGCCACCAGCAGCCCGAACGTGCCGTAGCCCAGGTACGACAGCAGGAACTGGGCCATGCCGCGCATCGGCACCTCGGTGGCCCGCACCCGCGTGGCCAGCCCGACTATGATCAGCGTGAGCGCGATGTTGAGCGGCACGAACACGGCGGTGGCCGCGGCGTAGGGGCCGATGAGATCGTCGAACGCGTTGACCTGGGGCACGCCGACCTGCCCGCCGAGGCCCTCGTAGACCCGCCCGGCCGCGTAGCCGCAGATGGCGAACTGCGCGCCGTTGAACAGCCGCTTGATCAGCGGCAGCCCGGGACGCACGCTCAGCACCGCGGTCAGCCCGACCAGCGCGGCGCCCTCCGGCCCGATCAGCACCACCGCCGCCAGCGCGGCGGAGAAGCTGACCGACACCGCGAACTGCTCAACGTTGAGCAGCGTCGGCATCGACTCGCACACCAGGAACAGCAGGGCGAGCACCAGCAGGACGTCCAGGTCCTCCGGCGCCACGAGGGTGCCGGAGACGATCACACTGCGCGCCATGAGAGCGGCCGCCGCCCCGATCACGGCGACCAGATAGACCCTTGCAGGCCACGGCAGATCACGCATTGCGGCCCCCTACGGAGATCAGGTCCAGGACACCCCGGGAGGGAGCGCCTCCCCGATCAGCATGATCACCGGGGTGATCAACAGGATGGCCGTGAGCAGCCGGGCGACCATAACCTTCATCATCCACATGCCTCCACGTCGACTTCTGGAGTTCACGCTACAGAAGAGGACGTCACCGCATGGGCAGAGTCGGAAATCGCAAGCAAAGCGTAATCAAGCAACTACTTCTGGCGACGATTTCTCGCCCATTCGACCGTTTTCTTCACACCGGTCGGCAGGTCCGTACGCGGCTGCCAGCCGAGCCCCTCGTGGGCGGGCACCGGATCGACCGCCATGGCGGGCAGATCGCCCGGGCGCGGCGGCGCGAACCCCGGATGGTCGTGCGCGCCCGCCGCGTCAGCGATCAGCGAGTGGAGCCGCCGGTCGGTGGTCTGGATGCCGGTGCCGAGGTTGAACCTGCGGCCGTCGCCCCGCTGGCCGCACGCCGCGACGAACCCGTCGACCACGTCGTCGACGTAGACGTAGTCGCGCGTCTGGTCGCCGTCGCCGTGGACGACCGTGGGCGTGCCGCCGAGCAGCGCGTCGGTGAAGATCGCGACCACGCCCGCCTCGCCTTCGGGCGACTGGCGCGGGCCGTAGACGTTGGAGAGCACCAGCGCGGTGTATTCGATGCCGTAGAGGGCGCGGAAGGCGGCGAGGTAGGTCTCGCCGCTGAGCTTCGACGCGGCGTACGGCGAGCGCGGGTCGGTGGCCGCGTCGCCGGGCACGGGGATCGTGGCAGGCCTGCCGTAGACGGCCACGGAGGAGGCGAACACCACCTTGCGCGCGCGTCCCTCGTGGGCCGCGGCCAGCACGGCGGCGGTGCCCTCGACGTTGACCCTGGCGTCGCGCCTCGGGTCGGCCACGCTCTTGCGCACGCTGATCTGCGCGGCCAGGTGGCAGACGACCTCCGGCTGCAGCCCGGCCACGAGGCCGGGCAGCGCGGGATCGAGCACGTCGAGGACGTGCAGCCTGAAGCGATCGCTCTCGGCCGCCTCGGCCAGGTTGTCCCTGCACCCGGACGACAGGTCGTCGACCACGTCGACGTCATGGCCTTCGGCGAGCAGACGATCGACGAGATTGGACCCGATGAACCCGGCGCCCCCGGTGACCAGCACACGCATGGTGTGCATCTTAGTCGGACAGCTCCGACCTGACCTGCGCGATGCGCGCCAGCACCTTGGAACGCAGGTCAGCGGGGACAGGGTCGCAGCCGCAGTGCTTGTGCACGAGCGCCTTGACCGCCTTGTCCAGGTCGTATTCCTTCAGGCATGGGCCGCACTCGTCGAGATGCACGCGGATATCCACGATGTCGGTCTCGGTCAGCTCGCCGTCGAGATAGGCGTAGACCTTGTCGAGCACCTCGCGACAGTCGGTGTCATGCGGGTTGCCACAGCTCATTTCGATCCCTCCGCCGGGACCAGGCCACGCTCGCGAGCATAGTCCTCAAGGAGGCCCCGGAGCTGCCTGCGTCCCCTGTGCAGCCTCGACATCACAGTGCCGATCGGAGTGCCCATGATGTCGGCGATCTCCTTGTAGGGGAAGCCTTCGACGTCGGCCAGGTAGACCGCGATCCTGAACTCCTCCGGCAGGGCCGCGAGCGCCTGCTTGATGTCGCCGTCGGGCAGGTGCTCGAGCGCCTCGACCTCGGCCGACTTCAGACCGCCCGAGGTGTGGGACTCCGCCCGCGCGAGCTGCCAGTCCTCGATCTCCTCGGTGCCGGACTGCTTCGGCTCACGCTGCTTCTTGCGGTAGCTGTTGATGAACGTGTTGGTCAGGATCCGGTAGAGCCACGCCTTGAGGTTGGTGCCCTCCTGGAACTGGTGGAACGACGCGAACGCCTTGGCGAAGGTCTCCTGAAGCAGATCCTCCGCGTCCGCGGGATTCCGGGTCATCCGGAGCGCGGCGGAGTAGAGCTGGTCGAGATACGGCATCACGTCGCGCTCGAATCGCTCGCTTCGCTGCTCCAGCGTCTCCGCGCCTGTCGCGGGCACCGGACCCACCCCCCTAAGATCACCGGTGGCCGGCTGTTGCGGAACACCGTACTCAGGGGAGGATACCCGCTGGCCGATGACGCGCCGGTCAGTGGGGAGGGGGTCGACCATGCGAGCGAAGGAGCTCGGCGGGAGTGAGCGAGGAACGAGCCGACGACTGCCGAAGCGGTCGCGACCATCAACAACAGCGAGCATGCTCGTCGCAACACACCCGCGCCCTTGTCTGTTCCCGCAAGATAGAAGGTACGAAGGACCCGGTGCGGGGAACGTCATACGTACCGGCTGGTAGCCCTTTACCCGGAACCCAGGAGTCGCGTGTGCTGCCCATTCCGGCCGAGGAACTGAACGGCTCAGGGACGCTCGGGCCGTACTGGACCTTCTACCGCGCCGTCGCCGCCGAACAACTCAACCGATGGCTCCCCGCCGAACCCTCCGTCATCCTCGATCTCTCCGGCGGTCAGGGGCGCTGGTCCGGCCAGGCGGCCAGGGCAGGGCACAAGGTGATCGAGGTGCTCGACTTCCGCCGTACCGTCGACGGGCAGTCCCGGTTGCGGGATGCCGACCGGGTCCGTCACGTACGCGCCGACGATCTGGCGTTCCTGCCCGACGCGAGCGTGGACGCGGTGCTCGCCGAGGAGCGCGTGCTGTCGATCGAGCTGATGGCGGAGTCCGCGATGAACGACGTGGCCAGGGTGCTGCGGCCGGGCGGGCGGGCGCTGGTGTGCGTCGACTCGCTGGTGCTGGGCATGGCGATCCTGGCCGAGCAGGAGCAGTGGCAGCACCTGCGGCAGACCGGCGAGGTCATGCTCGTGCCGTGGCCGGACGGCAGCATCACGCGCTGCTTCAGCAGCGGGCAGCTGCGCGAGCTGCTGGTCGGCGCCGGGCTGGAGGTTGAGTGGATGCGGCCGCGCACGGTGCTGTCGCCGTCCACGGTGGACCACGTCCTCGGGTCCGACGCGCGTGCGCTCAACTATCTGGTACGCACGGAGCTCGAGGCCCATCCGGACGACGACGACACGGTCGGCATCCATCTCGTGGCCAGCTGCCGCAAGAGCCCGTCCCACCCGGCCTGAGCGCCCCTGGCGTCAGCGGCGCCGCTCCCGCTTGCCTTGGCACTGCACGCAGCGCGCGGCCTCCGGGCGCGCCTCCAGCCGCCCTTCCGGCACCGGCTTGGCGCAGTCGACGCACCGGCCGTACGCGCCTTCCTCCAGGCGCTTGATCGCCTCGATCACGGCACGGCGCTGCGTCGTGGCGACGGCCAGCATGGCCTGCGCGCGGTCGGCGTCGGTCAGGTCCGAGCCTGCGTCGGCCGCCGAATGCTCGCGTACGGCGACGGGATCGCCCTGGAGGACCCCGATCGACCGGTCCAGTTCCGCGAGCATGTCTTCCAGCCGCTCACGAGCGGTCGTGACGTCCACGAATCCGCACCTCCGGGTGAATCACGGCAACCCGCGGCTAGGACTCCCCGGTTGTCCCGCCCGGTGCAATTAGGGGGCATTTATGGCGGTGACATCGAGTGAACGGATGCATCGCTTTCCTCACCGGATGCCCACTTACAGCGCTTCTTACACCTTTAGAAAAGGGCGGTTTCCTCCTCCTCGGGTAGCGGTTTGATGAGGTCGGGGCCGTTGTTTCTGACGTTGTTGACGTCAGTGGAGACCGGATACGCCGTGAGCCGCCCCTGTTCGGCGGGCACCAGCAGCCGGGTCGCCCGGTCGACGTCGTTGAGTTTGGGGTCGAGCCACTCCTCCCAGCGCTCCCGCTCGATCATCATGGGCATCCTGTCGTGGATGCGGCCGAGCTCGTCCTCCGCGTCCGTGGTGATGACGGTGCAGGTCACCAGCCACTTGAGCGGGTCGTCGTCGGCACGCGACGGGTCCTTCCAGAACTCGTACAGGCCCGCCATGGCCAGCACCCCGCCGTCCTCCGGATGGATGAAGTACGGCTGCTTCTTCTTCTTTTCGCCTTCGACGGGCATCCACTCGAAGTAGCCGTCGGCCGGGAGCAGGCATCTGCGCTTGGCGAACGCCTGCCGGAACGACGGCTTCTCGGCCACCGTCTCGATCCTGGCGTTGATCAACCGGGACCCGATCGAGGGGTCCTTGGCCCAGGCTGGCACCAGCCCCCACTTGACGATCCTGAGCTGCCGTACCGCCCGCTCGGCCTCCTTGGGGACGCGGCTGAGCACGGCGTAGACGTTCTTGGTCGGCGCGACGTTGTAGTCGGCGCCGAGCTCCTTGTCGGGGTCGCCGTCCTGCTCGACCTGGAACTCCTCGAGCAGCTCGTGCTTCTTGCGCGCCGAGGCGTATCTACCGCACATAACCCCACCCTGCCATGTACGTCCTTCGCCCGCGCCTCTTGTCCACAGGGGGAGCGAGGAACCCTGCCGCCGTCCACAGGCCGTGAACCCGCCCTGCCACTCCCAGTAGTCTTTGACCATGCCCGCTACGCACTGGCCCGCGCCCACGGCGACCGCTCCGGTGACCGCCACCGTCTCGCTGCCCGGCTCCAAGTCGGTGACCAACCGCGCGCTCGTCCTGGCCGCGCTCGCCGACGGCCCCGGCGTCGTGCGCAGGGCGCTGCGCAGCCGCGACGCGGACCTGATGGTCTCGGCCCTGCGTGCCCTGGGCGCCACCCTGGTGGCAACCGACGAGAGCGTCGCCGGCGTCGACTGGCAGGTGACACCGGGCCCGATCCGGGGCGGCGCGAGCATCGACGCCGGGCTGGCGGGCACGGTCATGCGTTTCGTCCCGCCGATGGCCGCCCTGGCCGACG
The Nonomuraea helvata genome window above contains:
- a CDS encoding acetolactate synthase, which translates into the protein MESAKHAGDAAVAVSKAYGVETMFTLSGGHVFPLYDGAVHEDMRILDVRHEQSAVFAAEATARLTRRPGMAVLTAGPGITNGVSGVATAHFNGSPVVVMGGRAPQSRWGSGALQEMDHPPLLKPITKLAFTATDAESVGQDVELAFRTAVAPHRGPVFLDFYMDHLFAPSLPHEVRTQTPSPLEPDPDDLAAIARLLAEAERPVLVYGSDVWMDRAEEAARDFAETWRLPVIPNGQGRGILPAGHELLVTRARGLAFAQADLVIVVGTPLDFRLGYGWFGGKDGAPLARVVHIADAPSQLATHMTPAASAAGDLSVVLWSLGTACGDAGVKPDAYASWVSKLGDAAAAAVAGDAELLASDSDPIHPMRVYGELGKVLADDAVVIGDGGDFVSYAGKYVEPKQPGNWLDPGPYGCLGTGLGYSIAARVARPSSQVVLLLGDGAAGFSLMDVDTLVRHRLPVVMICGNNGMWGLEKHPMQLLYGYDVAAELQPQCRYDQVVTALGGGGELVTKPSEIGPALRRAFDSGIPYMVNIATDPQIAYPRNTTGV
- a CDS encoding serine/threonine-protein kinase gives rise to the protein MVAQGTTLAGRYRLDTRIGAGGMGEVWRGEDVVLARTVAVKVLLPGRTQDPGFVARFQGEARAMATINHAGVVDVYDYGVSGDTVYLVMKFVDGEPLDRLLARLGRIPPQAAMELIAQAASALQAVHDQGIVHRDVKPGNLLVQRDGTLVLTDFGIARSDLANRLTDAGMVLGTAAYCAPEQAEGAPVTPAVDIYALGVVAYECLVGQRPFDGDSAVTIALKHIREAPPPLPAEIPPAVRTLVEVALSKDPARRYPTARAMSEAAKAIASGQTPAAPEPVLTTGAAMAAPVEAYQTGAHQARPQDETTTVADRRGGSRRAAKAPRRTGLIAGIAAAVVLGAGATAIALTGITNPAPSTNTASPASDDSTNIAKPSTKPPRRTKTATAEPTTPDPKPTTSRPTVRVTEKAEEPKETPSTTPPATKTPTKTPKSSSSPSPSVKQVVMPPVVGKGFLQGQEMVLAAGFENVIPDDRTSTSNGMRCGRITQTVPNAGTAWPVTKEVKLVVVDGVCPEDTSPTPSPTGTPK
- a CDS encoding thioesterase family protein — translated: MTLAPGLRSQLLIMVEMEDTAKKIGSGDVPVLATPRLLALAEAATVRAVEQHLAPGETSVGTRVELEHLAASPLGTHVQIGVELTEVDGRRLVFAFEAHDRHAIVGKGTIERIVVDRARFMKRATR
- a CDS encoding biotin/lipoyl-binding carrier protein produces the protein MAEVRAEMVANVWKVVASEGDTVSEGDTLVILESMKMEIPVLTEDDGVVAQIKVAEGDVIQEGDLIAVIE
- a CDS encoding acetyl-CoA carboxylase biotin carboxylase subunit, whose amino-acid sequence is MLTETLGPVLIANRGEIARRIIRTVKRLGLRAIAVHSEADGDLPFVREADEAVLIGPANPAQSYLDAAKVLEAARATGAKAIHPGYGFLAENAAFARAVIDAGLVWIGPAPEAIDKMGDKINARNLMEIAGVPVAAGTREPVADLSQALKAAESIGYPVMVKTAGGGGGIGMSVAHDDEGLAKAFEQAARAAARFAGDALDGPAVLIERYIERARHVEVQILGLPDGRVVALGERDCSVQRRHQKVVEESPSPGITPELRERMLAAAARSGEAVGYLGAGTVECLVDADKQDFVFLEMNTRLQVEHPVTELVTGLDLVELQLRVAAGESPEVRPVTTGHAIEFRVYAEDPKRFFPGPGTITEWVEPDGEGVRVDSGYTAGNTVTPFYDPLMAKLCVYGETRADALERGRKAVDAFVVEGPKNNLPFCAELLDNAEFVTGDYDTGLVARMRGLR
- a CDS encoding HD-GYP domain-containing protein — its product is MITTERRPRRAERSLNTVLRRLDSGQLLLICAAGLVAVAGVAHTAAVGLDRPEIAVGFGALIAVGELARLTMPGNREVAPIGAAAALGYTLLLDLSQHPLRHSALQVVAVIAVGMLAGALPHLAVGRPPRLDAMARRLLTGALLAFAFRPLADPLYALTKPPTSTWWPALVVMVTLIAISLMIDVLIAALLRAEQLRTAFRVAVRDEINMAFPLGAAVASSGVLLALATHSMDLVALLVFAAPLLVTQVAFRKYAGIRATYLQTVRALSRVTEVGGYVEPGHSRRVSRLAVAIGRELGMAEPELLELEYASLMHDIGQLSLRDPIPGGATVLTEPEQARRIAELGAEVIRQTGVLDRVADVVKRQCDPIADDPPLSSRIIKVANAYDDLVGPSTDRDRAGAALERIRLSSGNAYDPSAIEALTRVIDRGRV
- a CDS encoding HD-GYP domain-containing protein, whose amino-acid sequence is MRDLPWPARVYLVAVIGAAAALMARSVIVSGTLVAPEDLDVLLVLALLFLVCESMPTLLNVEQFAVSVSFSAALAAVVLIGPEGAALVGLTAVLSVRPGLPLIKRLFNGAQFAICGYAAGRVYEGLGGQVGVPQVNAFDDLIGPYAAATAVFVPLNIALTLIIVGLATRVRATEVPMRGMAQFLLSYLGYGTFGLLVAGLWATVQSISAVLVLLPLFVARWAFGQYHAQQRSYDATIAALCQAVETKDYYTRGHCTRVSLASSMIAQEIGMGPERVRAIRYAGMLHDVGKLGVPTKVLQKDGPLTEEEFAAIQLHPMRGLEIVRGIGFLDEAYAGIMHHHERHDGTGYPMGLAGDEIPEFAKVIAVADAFDSMTSDRSYRGARPVAEALDELRKTAGTHFDPVMVTAFIRALDREPWQPPRKVEAPPPDETPIKDHDDPTMPIQVVTGQ
- a CDS encoding NAD-dependent epimerase/dehydratase family protein; its protein translation is MRVLVTGGAGFIGSNLVDRLLAEGHDVDVVDDLSSGCRDNLAEAAESDRFRLHVLDVLDPALPGLVAGLQPEVVCHLAAQISVRKSVADPRRDARVNVEGTAAVLAAAHEGRARKVVFASSVAVYGRPATIPVPGDAATDPRSPYAASKLSGETYLAAFRALYGIEYTALVLSNVYGPRQSPEGEAGVVAIFTDALLGGTPTVVHGDGDQTRDYVYVDDVVDGFVAACGQRGDGRRFNLGTGIQTTDRRLHSLIADAAGAHDHPGFAPPRPGDLPAMAVDPVPAHEGLGWQPRTDLPTGVKKTVEWARNRRQK
- the rsrA gene encoding mycothiol system anti-sigma-R factor, with translation MSCGNPHDTDCREVLDKVYAYLDGELTETDIVDIRVHLDECGPCLKEYDLDKAVKALVHKHCGCDPVPADLRSKVLARIAQVRSELSD